The proteins below are encoded in one region of Tomitella fengzijianii:
- a CDS encoding ferritin-like fold-containing protein, translating to MTNPEPVSPDAVAHDPADAESRVDADHPGVDELYGLLAYGQLSAFYRLTADAAAMAPTVRGKVAMARLAATDHEHFELLRGALADRGRDVFDAMAPYEQTIEQFHASTTPSSWLESLVKAYIGDGLASDFHREIVAALPEEIRSVVSEALEETARSEFVVAEVRAAIEKTPQVRSRLALWARRLLGEAVTQAQYVALQSEALSELVIAAAGDINHLAELLDRIQDKHARRMESLGLG from the coding sequence ATGACGAACCCCGAACCCGTCTCCCCGGATGCCGTCGCCCACGACCCCGCAGACGCGGAGAGTCGGGTGGATGCGGACCATCCGGGCGTCGACGAGCTCTACGGACTCCTCGCATACGGGCAGCTGTCCGCCTTCTACCGGCTCACGGCGGATGCCGCCGCGATGGCGCCCACCGTGCGGGGCAAGGTGGCGATGGCGCGGCTGGCGGCCACGGACCACGAGCATTTCGAGCTGCTGCGCGGCGCTCTGGCCGACCGTGGACGCGACGTGTTCGACGCGATGGCGCCCTACGAGCAGACCATCGAGCAGTTCCATGCGTCGACCACGCCCAGCTCGTGGCTCGAATCGCTCGTCAAGGCGTACATCGGCGACGGGCTCGCCTCGGACTTCCACCGGGAGATCGTGGCGGCGCTGCCCGAGGAGATCCGCAGCGTCGTCTCGGAAGCGCTCGAGGAGACCGCGCGCTCCGAGTTCGTGGTGGCCGAGGTGCGCGCCGCCATCGAGAAGACCCCGCAGGTGCGTTCGCGGCTGGCGCTGTGGGCGCGCAGGCTTCTCGGCGAGGCCGTCACGCAGGCGCAGTACGTGGCCCTGCAGAGCGAGGCGCTGAGCGAATTGGTGATCGCCGCCGCCGGCGACATCAATCACCTGGCCGAGTTGCTCGACCGGATCCAGGACAAGCACGCGCGGCGGATGGAATCTCTGGGCCTCGGATAG
- a CDS encoding DEAD/DEAH box helicase yields MTPSPDVSPVSLNHTPDSPAPTFAELGVRDEIVRGLADVGIDRTFAIQELTLPLALAGDDLIGQARTGMGKTFGFGVPLLHRITAADAERPLDGTPRALVIVPTRELCVQVTTDLQEASVHLGARVMSIYGGRPYEDQIATLQSGVDVVVGTPGRLLDLANQGHLVLGKVSVLVLDEADEMLDLGFLPDIERVLGMVPDKRQTMLFSATMPGPIITLARTFLTKPTHIRAEEPDSSAVHERTVQHVFRAHALDKVEMLTRILQARGRGATMIFTRTKRTAQKVADELAERGFKVGAVHGDLGQAAREKSLDGFRSGTVDVLVATDVAARGIDIDDVTHVINYQCPDDEKTYVHRIGRTGRAGRTGIAVTLVDWDDVPRWQLIDKALGLGIADPVETYSSSEHLFVDLDIPTDVTGKVGAATRATGSPRSSRNGDKRSVSGSGDTRRRADGKAAAQRNRSSRRRTRGAQSAGEGAAASQRPAGDGGTADASSEAKAGTGPSSAGPTQRRRRRRRSGGSASGGSAPQGSAAATD; encoded by the coding sequence GTGACCCCGAGTCCCGATGTCAGCCCGGTGTCCCTCAACCACACTCCCGACTCCCCCGCCCCCACGTTCGCCGAGCTCGGCGTCCGCGACGAGATCGTCCGCGGACTCGCCGACGTCGGCATCGACCGCACCTTCGCCATCCAGGAGCTGACGCTGCCGCTGGCGCTGGCCGGCGACGACCTGATCGGCCAGGCGCGCACGGGCATGGGCAAGACCTTCGGCTTCGGCGTTCCGCTGCTGCACCGCATCACGGCCGCCGACGCCGAGCGGCCCTTGGACGGCACCCCACGCGCGCTGGTGATCGTGCCGACGCGCGAGCTGTGCGTCCAGGTCACCACGGATCTTCAGGAGGCCTCCGTGCACCTGGGCGCCCGCGTGATGTCCATCTACGGCGGCCGCCCCTACGAGGACCAGATCGCGACGCTGCAGTCCGGCGTCGACGTCGTCGTGGGCACCCCCGGCCGGCTCCTCGACCTGGCCAACCAGGGGCACCTCGTCCTGGGCAAGGTCTCCGTCCTCGTGCTCGACGAGGCCGACGAGATGCTGGACCTGGGCTTCCTGCCGGACATCGAGCGGGTCCTCGGCATGGTGCCGGACAAGCGCCAGACCATGCTGTTCTCCGCGACGATGCCGGGGCCCATCATCACCCTGGCGCGCACGTTCCTGACCAAGCCGACGCACATCCGCGCCGAGGAGCCCGACTCGTCGGCGGTGCACGAGCGCACCGTCCAGCACGTGTTCCGCGCGCACGCGCTGGACAAGGTGGAGATGCTCACGCGCATCCTGCAGGCACGGGGCCGCGGCGCCACCATGATCTTCACGCGCACCAAGCGGACCGCGCAGAAGGTCGCCGACGAGCTCGCCGAGCGCGGGTTCAAGGTGGGCGCCGTGCACGGCGACCTGGGCCAGGCGGCCCGAGAGAAGTCCCTCGACGGCTTCCGTTCCGGCACGGTGGACGTGCTCGTGGCCACCGACGTCGCCGCCCGCGGCATCGACATCGACGACGTCACGCACGTCATCAACTACCAGTGCCCCGACGACGAGAAGACCTACGTGCACCGCATCGGCCGCACCGGCCGCGCGGGCCGCACCGGTATCGCCGTGACCCTGGTCGACTGGGACGACGTCCCCCGCTGGCAGCTGATCGACAAGGCGCTGGGCCTCGGCATCGCCGATCCGGTGGAGACGTACTCGAGTTCCGAGCACCTCTTCGTCGACCTCGACATCCCCACCGACGTCACCGGCAAGGTGGGGGCCGCCACCCGCGCCACCGGCAGTCCGCGCAGCTCGCGCAACGGTGACAAGCGCTCCGTGTCGGGCTCCGGAGACACGCGTCGCCGCGCCGACGGCAAGGCCGCGGCGCAGCGCAACCGTTCTTCGCGCCGACGCACACGGGGCGCGCAGTCCGCCGGAGAGGGCGCTGCGGCCTCGCAGCGCCCGGCGGGCGACGGCGGCACCGCCGACGCGTCTTCCGAGGCCAAGGCAGGCACCGGACCGTCCTCCGCGGGCCCGACGCAGCGCCGTCGCCGGCGCCGCCGCTCGGGCGGCAGCG